A genome region from Brevinematales bacterium includes the following:
- a CDS encoding RtcB family protein: protein MNIGGLERVNDFEWVYRKREGMNSDIRFFSSIDIIQSMDDAVLTQAINVSYLPGIVGDVIILPDAHWGYGFPIGSVAAFGEEGVFTVGGVGFDINCGVRTIKTNIEYSGVSKRDLEELAKKLFEQVPAGLGREGDIKLSRRELFKVLTEGVKWALDKGYAEKEDIDSIEENGTIDFAIPDYVSEDAIEREKGQLGTLGSGNHYLEVQVVDEIYNKKIADEFGLFRNQIVVTLHTGSRGFGHQINTDFIRIFSKAIERYKIQIRERELVCAPIMSEEGKRYLGAVKCAINYAFVNRQVITYKVRKVFKKIFRNVHLDVLFDVGHNTVKEEIHTINGEKVRLYVHRKGSTRGFGPNAIGLPDKYHNAGQPVIVGGSMGTFSYILAGTDLSMIKTFGSTVHGAGRSLSRNQAKKNFSYEKILKQLENKGITVMASSKAGVSEEAPQAYKDIDKVIETIHLSGISSKIARLKPIISVKG, encoded by the coding sequence ATGAATATTGGGGGATTGGAAAGAGTTAACGATTTTGAATGGGTTTATAGAAAAAGAGAAGGAATGAATTCTGATATAAGATTTTTTTCATCTATTGACATTATTCAAAGTATGGATGATGCAGTTTTAACACAGGCTATTAATGTTTCTTATCTTCCGGGTATAGTAGGTGATGTGATAATATTACCTGATGCTCATTGGGGTTATGGTTTCCCGATAGGTTCTGTTGCGGCATTTGGTGAAGAAGGTGTTTTTACTGTTGGAGGTGTTGGTTTTGATATAAACTGTGGTGTAAGAACTATTAAAACAAATATTGAGTACAGTGGAGTATCAAAACGAGATTTGGAGGAGTTGGCAAAGAAGCTATTTGAGCAAGTACCTGCAGGGTTGGGTAGAGAAGGAGATATAAAGTTATCAAGAAGAGAACTATTTAAAGTGTTGACTGAGGGGGTTAAATGGGCTCTTGATAAAGGTTATGCTGAAAAAGAAGACATTGATAGTATAGAAGAGAATGGAACTATAGATTTTGCTATTCCAGATTATGTTAGCGAAGATGCTATTGAGAGAGAAAAAGGACAACTAGGTACTTTGGGATCAGGTAATCATTATCTAGAGGTTCAAGTAGTTGATGAGATATACAATAAAAAAATTGCCGATGAGTTTGGCCTTTTTAGGAACCAAATTGTTGTTACCTTACACACTGGATCTAGAGGGTTTGGACATCAGATCAATACAGATTTCATAAGAATTTTTTCAAAGGCAATAGAGAGGTATAAAATTCAGATAAGGGAGAGAGAGTTAGTTTGTGCTCCTATAATGTCTGAGGAAGGAAAAAGATACCTTGGGGCTGTAAAATGTGCGATTAATTACGCTTTTGTGAATAGGCAGGTTATTACTTACAAAGTTAGAAAAGTCTTTAAGAAGATTTTTAGGAACGTACATTTGGATGTTTTGTTTGATGTAGGACATAATACAGTAAAGGAAGAGATTCATACAATAAATGGTGAGAAGGTGAGGTTGTATGTTCACAGAAAAGGTAGTACGCGAGGGTTTGGTCCTAATGCGATAGGATTGCCAGATAAGTATCATAATGCAGGGCAACCAGTTATAGTTGGGGGATCCATGGGTACATTTTCTTACATACTTGCTGGTACTGATTTGTCAATGATAAAAACATTCGGCTCAACAGTTCATGGTGCTGGTAGATCGTTATCTAGAAATCAAGCAAAGAAAAATTTTTCATATGAGAAAATTTTAAAGCAACTCGAAAATAAAGGAATAACAGTTATGGCGTCTTCAAAAGCTGGAGTATCCGAGGAAGCTCCCCAAGCTTATAAGGACATAGATAAAGTTATAGAAACCATCCATTTATCAGGTATATCAAGCAAGATAGCTAGGCTAAAGCCTATTATAAGTGTTAAAGGTTAA
- a CDS encoding TetR/AcrR family transcriptional regulator, which translates to MSENIKERIIFSAINLFADKGFHETKVDEIAKKSQVAKGTIYLYFKNKEDILKKSLEYILQKAIENYYIDNNKSFCENLKEILERNSNFALDNINFYKVMLSSVYKVNKSEEYKKRSQDFNQIVSKVKILLEKGLEEGIVRKDIDIDNLSILLTNLILSSMMNIVVMIVFGNDSYRNKVEDFIEDVYKFALSSVKGG; encoded by the coding sequence ATGTCAGAAAACATAAAAGAAAGGATAATATTTTCGGCAATAAACTTATTTGCTGATAAAGGTTTTCATGAAACGAAGGTAGACGAGATAGCCAAAAAAAGTCAAGTTGCAAAAGGTACAATATACCTATATTTTAAGAACAAGGAAGATATACTCAAAAAATCACTTGAATATATACTACAAAAAGCAATAGAAAATTACTACATCGACAACAATAAAAGTTTTTGCGAAAATCTCAAAGAGATACTCGAAAGAAACTCAAATTTTGCATTAGATAACATAAATTTCTACAAGGTCATGTTATCCAGTGTGTATAAAGTTAACAAAAGTGAAGAATACAAGAAAAGAAGTCAAGATTTTAATCAAATAGTATCAAAGGTTAAGATTTTGCTTGAGAAAGGGTTAGAAGAAGGAATAGTAAGGAAAGATATAGACATTGATAACCTTTCTATACTACTTACTAATCTTATATTAAGTTCCATGATGAACATAGTAGTGATGATAGTTTTTGGTAATGATAGTTATAGAAACAAAGTAGAAGATTTCATTGAAGATGTATATAAGTTTGCTCTATCTTCAGTCAAAGGAGGATAA
- a CDS encoding TolC family protein — MKRFTLAFIFIMFLWNTFGNNITINNLYDAIKIGLDNNKEIKTKLHDVMSANTSIKSSLADLILPSINANFRFTTLDPTTLERSVSKAVTRFNVVTNVSGILTNLVLVPEEKTITNAFWDNYSAGATISYRVPYLIPLGLDLGYNSYILQIKNKELSELQYQKALNDYVYNITIAYYNYLFAKEFAKISVETDRRLEENVRVAEANFRAGIFSDLELIRARVQLVNNKPNVFSASNNLRIQKMNLITLLGLDVSKVDEIEIKGDIEDIKKVFSNYNIDFDKEKSKLIDNNIDLKILRKIIEISENSKNVALASNKPVVSLFFNYNYEFKKTNNFENERHWVDNWNAGIQINIPISELLPISKSYANMENADYSIEKSKNNYLNTINLIMVQFEQTKLRFKESLENILAQQANVEQAKRSLDIITTRYRFGNASSLDLIDAQLAYQQAELNLLSAWVNYVNTILNVKKLTGDNLTIGDNLQKNF, encoded by the coding sequence ATGAAAAGATTTACTTTAGCATTTATCTTTATAATGTTTCTATGGAATACTTTTGGGAATAATATCACAATAAATAATCTATACGACGCTATAAAAATAGGATTAGACAATAACAAAGAGATAAAGACAAAACTTCATGATGTCATGTCTGCTAATACCTCTATTAAATCATCACTTGCAGATCTGATACTACCTAGCATCAATGCTAACTTTAGATTTACAACACTAGACCCAACAACACTTGAGAGATCCGTTAGCAAAGCAGTTACCCGATTTAACGTAGTTACTAACGTATCTGGTATATTAACAAATTTAGTTCTTGTACCTGAAGAAAAAACTATTACAAATGCTTTTTGGGATAACTACTCTGCCGGTGCTACAATATCATACAGGGTACCATATCTCATACCTCTAGGACTTGATCTAGGATATAACAGCTATATTTTACAAATCAAAAACAAAGAACTATCCGAACTACAGTATCAAAAGGCTCTAAATGACTACGTATATAATATAACCATTGCTTATTACAATTACTTATTTGCTAAAGAATTCGCCAAAATATCAGTAGAAACTGATAGGAGACTCGAAGAAAATGTAAGGGTAGCAGAAGCAAACTTCAGAGCAGGTATATTTTCAGATCTAGAACTTATAAGAGCAAGAGTACAGCTTGTCAACAACAAACCTAACGTATTCTCCGCAAGCAACAATTTAAGAATACAAAAAATGAACCTAATTACATTATTAGGACTAGATGTATCAAAAGTTGATGAAATTGAAATCAAAGGAGATATCGAAGATATAAAAAAGGTATTTTCTAACTACAACATTGATTTTGACAAAGAAAAGAGTAAACTTATCGATAACAACATCGATCTAAAGATATTAAGGAAAATTATTGAGATATCTGAAAATTCAAAAAACGTAGCACTTGCTTCAAATAAACCAGTTGTATCGTTGTTTTTCAACTATAACTACGAGTTTAAGAAAACAAACAACTTCGAAAACGAAAGGCACTGGGTAGATAACTGGAATGCAGGTATCCAAATAAACATCCCAATATCTGAACTACTACCCATATCTAAAAGCTACGCCAACATGGAAAACGCCGATTACTCTATAGAAAAATCAAAAAATAATTATCTCAACACTATCAACCTAATAATGGTGCAATTTGAACAAACAAAACTCAGATTTAAAGAAAGCTTAGAAAACATATTAGCACAACAAGCAAATGTCGAACAAGCAAAAAGATCTCTAGATATTATAACTACCAGATACCGATTTGGAAATGCATCAAGCTTAGACTTAATAGATGCACAACTTGCCTATCAACAAGCAGAATTAAATTTACTCAGCGCCTGGGTAAACTATGTGAATACAATATTAAATGTAAAAAAATTAACAGGAGATAACCTAACAATAGGTGATAATCTCCAGAAAAACTTCTAG
- a CDS encoding efflux RND transporter periplasmic adaptor subunit, translating into MKSKTRTVIIIVTIVLVVIVGIRLATSFASFGRSKNESRETKIVDVTVVGTKVKFGNVEKYISLAGEMRGIDEAVAIPDVPGKVSKIIVSEGNYVSKDATIAYIDRSVVGFSYNLSPVRAPISGRVGNITVSEGQFVSQTTPIATIVNDTVMEVILFLPETFLNKVKKGDKAIIEVIPYPNEKFIGYVFATDIVIDRGTRTLKIRVRVDNKDRKLISGMFCNVKVLVDTAYNSTYVPNTAIRNIEGEDIVYVVTKTNITKDDENFYYVSRRKVIPILSDGIVTAVKGLQTNEMVVSLGAEYLKDGIIVRVIEE; encoded by the coding sequence ATGAAATCAAAGACAAGAACTGTAATAATAATTGTCACGATAGTCTTAGTTGTAATAGTTGGAATAAGACTTGCTACAAGTTTCGCATCATTCGGCAGGAGCAAAAATGAATCAAGAGAAACAAAAATAGTCGACGTTACTGTTGTTGGAACAAAAGTAAAATTTGGAAATGTAGAAAAGTATATATCTCTAGCAGGTGAAATGAGAGGAATAGATGAAGCAGTAGCAATTCCAGATGTTCCTGGTAAGGTTTCGAAAATAATAGTTTCAGAAGGAAACTATGTTAGCAAAGATGCAACTATAGCATATATTGATAGATCCGTAGTAGGATTCTCGTACAACCTATCACCTGTACGTGCTCCAATATCAGGTAGAGTTGGAAACATAACGGTTAGTGAAGGGCAATTCGTATCACAAACAACACCAATCGCTACCATAGTAAACGATACTGTAATGGAAGTAATACTCTTCTTGCCCGAAACATTCCTAAATAAAGTGAAAAAAGGAGATAAAGCAATAATTGAAGTTATACCATATCCAAACGAGAAATTTATAGGATACGTCTTTGCAACAGACATTGTTATTGATAGGGGTACAAGAACTCTAAAAATAAGGGTAAGAGTTGATAACAAAGACAGGAAACTAATATCAGGAATGTTTTGCAACGTAAAAGTACTAGTTGACACTGCTTATAATTCAACATATGTTCCAAATACTGCAATAAGAAACATTGAGGGAGAAGATATTGTATATGTGGTAACAAAAACCAATATTACTAAAGATGATGAAAACTTTTATTATGTAAGTAGAAGAAAAGTTATACCAATACTATCCGATGGAATCGTAACTGCTGTCAAGGGATTACAAACTAACGAAATGGTTGTATCACTAGGAGCAGAATACCTAAAGGATGGAATAATTGTAAGAGTTATAGAAGAATAA
- a CDS encoding LysM peptidoglycan-binding domain-containing protein gives MLKHIFYLVIIVWICFSNNAYSQYLLYNVKKGDTFYSLSRKFNVDIWLIQKENNITTLKEGETIKIPIRIFNSYVVQKGDTLFSLSKKFNTTIEEIISVNNLDSIDIKVGQTLTIPISKNPLKHNTSKKLIPNRTENIYVVQKGDTLFSISRKIGVDIKEILKINNLNKESIIKPGMIIILSKSLSLTTHSTKTKKFKENHNNDNIKISFQLPISFATYIKNQSSRFLEIVTSRKDNVKAIMDGEVIFVGSFSIFGKTVIIKHSENLYSIYGMFDDISIQKGMKVKKGDIIGSPSFDSINNGYVVKFSFIINDKMIIPQNKI, from the coding sequence GTGCTTAAACATATATTCTACTTAGTTATAATAGTATGGATTTGTTTCAGTAATAACGCATACAGTCAGTATCTTCTATACAATGTAAAAAAAGGTGACACATTTTATTCTTTATCTAGAAAATTCAACGTTGACATCTGGTTAATACAAAAAGAAAATAACATAACAACTCTAAAAGAAGGAGAAACAATAAAAATACCCATAAGGATATTCAATTCATATGTAGTACAAAAAGGAGACACCTTATTCAGTTTATCTAAAAAGTTCAACACTACAATAGAGGAAATTATATCTGTAAACAATCTTGATAGTATAGATATTAAGGTAGGACAAACATTGACAATACCAATATCTAAAAATCCCTTAAAACATAATACATCCAAAAAACTTATACCCAACAGGACTGAAAATATATATGTAGTACAAAAAGGAGATACCTTATTCTCAATATCGCGCAAGATCGGTGTTGATATTAAAGAGATTTTAAAAATAAATAACCTCAACAAAGAAAGCATAATAAAACCAGGTATGATAATTATTCTCTCAAAAAGTCTATCACTAACAACTCATTCAACAAAAACTAAAAAGTTTAAAGAAAACCACAACAATGACAATATCAAAATTAGTTTTCAACTACCTATCTCATTTGCAACCTATATAAAAAACCAATCAAGTAGATTCTTAGAAATCGTTACTTCTAGAAAGGACAATGTTAAAGCAATAATGGATGGAGAAGTAATATTTGTAGGATCATTCAGTATTTTTGGTAAAACAGTAATAATTAAACATTCAGAAAACCTATACAGCATTTATGGTATGTTTGACGATATCAGTATACAAAAAGGTATGAAAGTAAAAAAAGGAGATATAATAGGAAGTCCATCCTTTGATAGTATAAATAATGGATACGTGGTCAAATTTTCTTTCATCATAAATGATAAAATGATTATACCCCAAAATAAGATATAG
- a CDS encoding metallophosphatase family protein has protein sequence MVIAIFSDVHSNLEALETFFNETYSRVNKYICLGDIVGYGPDPSACINIVKSLCGSDWAIRGNHDRAVLNPRETTNFNFIAAEAIFWTIDRISEMEIEYLKSLSDIIDYKNYVFVHGSVYDPDEYVLTQSSANRNLKKLEQLNKRIMFFGHTHIPIIWSSEYSEKVIYNTKIYLDKNKLYLINPGSIGQPRDSSYLGSYLIFDDEEESIIFKRFQYDVDRTYKKIVSRGLPEYLGRRLKFGV, from the coding sequence ATGGTGATCGCCATTTTTTCTGATGTTCATTCAAATCTTGAGGCATTAGAAACTTTTTTCAACGAAACTTACAGCAGAGTTAACAAATATATATGCCTAGGAGATATAGTTGGCTATGGACCAGATCCTAGTGCTTGTATAAATATAGTGAAAAGTCTATGCGGTAGTGATTGGGCTATTAGAGGCAACCACGATCGAGCAGTTCTAAATCCTAGAGAAACAACCAACTTCAATTTCATAGCCGCGGAGGCAATATTCTGGACAATAGATAGAATTTCAGAGATGGAAATTGAATATTTGAAATCCCTAAGTGATATTATAGACTACAAAAATTATGTTTTCGTTCATGGTAGTGTATATGATCCTGATGAGTACGTATTAACACAATCTTCAGCAAACAGAAACTTAAAAAAACTTGAGCAACTAAACAAAAGAATAATGTTCTTTGGACATACACATATTCCGATAATATGGTCATCAGAATACTCCGAAAAAGTAATTTACAATACTAAAATTTACCTGGATAAAAACAAATTATACCTAATAAATCCCGGAAGTATAGGACAACCAAGAGATAGTTCTTATTTAGGTAGTTACCTTATATTTGATGATGAAGAAGAAAGCATAATATTCAAAAGGTTTCAATATGACGTCGATAGAACTTACAAGAAAATAGTATCTAGAGGCTTACCTGAATATCTAGGTAGAAGACTTAAGTTTGGAGTTTGA
- a CDS encoding CNNM domain-containing protein: MEPSQLAYGIIAFLSLLGSMFASFSELSLFIVDRVKLHKLILKDKKKSKYLKVLLENHRETLITILFMNMFFNTVFTISVSNLLISLSAIASTIIISAFIAFFGEILPKVGGYSVAEKTAIELSKVIYFVNFLGKFLFKFVDRRLIHPFMKRSMYLSRKDKAELVEILKRNTRNPKYRKFMEILDMDAKDIMIPISDTVAVGVETSNLPKDLNLSYVLVYEGNRNNIVGVVNLDSFLKSYVYNTRISDYIEPVNFVPETKKVYDLILEMKQKSIFKTLIIDEYGNVIGVVYPETIFSYVFSSDVEKIKKLDDNLYVVYGDTTLAEFNEIFLTDIQSQFYNTISGFIIESFGRIPNKGEKIKIDGLEVIIKDVNEGKIDEIIIKTRSKSNSKLKSST; encoded by the coding sequence ATGGAGCCTAGCCAATTAGCATACGGTATAATCGCATTTTTATCCCTTTTAGGATCAATGTTTGCATCCTTTTCAGAGTTATCTCTTTTTATAGTTGATAGAGTTAAACTCCATAAACTTATTCTCAAAGATAAGAAAAAGAGTAAATATCTAAAGGTTCTTTTAGAGAATCATAGAGAAACGCTTATAACTATACTTTTCATGAATATGTTTTTCAACACAGTATTTACAATATCTGTTTCGAATCTTTTAATTTCTTTAAGTGCTATTGCTTCTACTATAATAATATCTGCTTTTATAGCATTTTTTGGTGAGATATTGCCAAAGGTTGGCGGTTATAGTGTTGCTGAAAAAACTGCGATTGAACTATCAAAAGTTATATATTTTGTGAATTTCTTAGGTAAGTTTTTGTTTAAGTTTGTTGATAGGAGATTAATACACCCTTTCATGAAAAGATCTATGTATCTGTCTCGAAAAGATAAAGCTGAACTTGTTGAAATTTTGAAGCGAAACACAAGAAATCCTAAGTATAGAAAATTTATGGAAATTCTGGATATGGATGCAAAGGATATTATGATACCTATATCGGATACAGTTGCTGTTGGAGTAGAAACATCAAATTTGCCAAAAGATTTAAACTTGTCATATGTTTTAGTGTATGAGGGTAATAGGAATAATATTGTAGGTGTTGTAAATCTCGATAGCTTTCTAAAATCTTATGTTTATAACACTAGAATTTCTGATTACATAGAGCCAGTTAATTTTGTTCCGGAAACTAAAAAAGTGTATGATCTGATACTAGAGATGAAACAAAAAAGTATTTTTAAAACATTAATAATCGATGAATATGGTAATGTAATAGGTGTTGTTTACCCAGAAACTATCTTTAGTTATGTTTTTTCAAGCGATGTAGAGAAGATAAAAAAATTGGATGATAATTTATACGTTGTTTATGGTGATACTACGTTAGCAGAATTCAATGAAATTTTCCTAACAGATATACAATCACAGTTTTATAATACTATATCAGGTTTTATAATTGAGAGTTTTGGTAGGATTCCTAATAAAGGTGAAAAGATAAAAATAGATGGTTTAGAGGTTATCATAAAAGATGTTAATGAAGGTAAGATAGATGAGATAATAATAAAAACCAGGTCGAAGTCAAACTCCAAACTTAAGTCTTCTACCTAG
- the hisS gene encoding histidine--tRNA ligase, whose amino-acid sequence MEAQYSRLRGFSDIYGDDLYYFEVVENTFRKYAKIYGFEEIKLPILERTELFVRGIGEASDIVRKEMFSFDDRGGRNVTMRPEGTACVVRAFLENNFLNDPKYHKLFYSGPMFRAERPQAGRLRQFHQVGVEWFGVDDPIIDFEVMSLLWDFLVEVGIYHRVEIILNSVGCEVCNPSYRVKLQSFFDLHYEEFCDDCKERRKKNILRVFDCKNHSCQLMLKDAPKVKDNLCNVCQYHFDELIRLVSAHNIPFQMDSNLVRGLDYYTRNVFEVRYKGIGAQNAIAGGGRYNNLVSEFGGPKTPGFGFALGVERTILALKDNVEPKKDLSVAVVSVSRNELEFAIKVARIFREKGIRTHLLSYAGGIGKQFKIADKIGVAFTVIIGEEEVRYNRVSVKNMRTGEQFSSQIDEIFGLIFQ is encoded by the coding sequence ATGGAAGCACAATACTCGAGGTTAAGAGGATTTTCTGATATTTATGGAGATGACTTATACTACTTTGAAGTTGTAGAAAACACATTTAGAAAGTATGCAAAAATATACGGTTTTGAAGAGATAAAACTACCAATACTTGAGAGAACTGAGCTTTTTGTTAGAGGTATAGGTGAAGCTAGTGATATTGTCAGAAAGGAAATGTTTTCTTTTGATGACAGAGGTGGTAGGAATGTAACGATGAGGCCTGAGGGTACTGCTTGTGTTGTTAGAGCATTTTTGGAAAATAATTTTCTTAATGATCCAAAGTATCATAAGCTTTTCTATTCAGGACCTATGTTTAGAGCAGAACGTCCTCAAGCAGGAAGGTTAAGACAATTCCATCAGGTAGGTGTTGAGTGGTTTGGAGTTGATGATCCAATAATTGACTTTGAAGTTATGTCGCTTTTGTGGGATTTTTTGGTGGAAGTAGGTATATATCACAGGGTTGAAATCATTTTAAATAGTGTAGGATGTGAGGTTTGTAATCCTAGCTATAGAGTGAAGTTACAGAGTTTTTTTGATTTACACTACGAAGAATTTTGTGATGACTGTAAAGAAAGAAGAAAGAAGAATATTCTAAGGGTTTTTGATTGTAAAAATCATAGTTGTCAATTGATGCTTAAAGATGCTCCTAAAGTAAAGGATAATCTATGTAATGTTTGTCAATATCATTTTGATGAGCTTATTAGATTGGTTTCTGCCCATAATATACCATTTCAGATGGATAGTAATCTAGTTAGAGGGCTTGACTACTATACTAGGAATGTTTTTGAGGTTAGGTATAAGGGTATAGGGGCTCAGAATGCTATTGCCGGTGGTGGTAGATATAATAACTTAGTTTCAGAGTTTGGTGGACCAAAGACACCAGGATTTGGTTTTGCTCTAGGAGTAGAAAGGACGATATTAGCACTGAAGGATAATGTAGAACCAAAAAAAGATTTATCTGTTGCTGTTGTTAGTGTGTCTAGGAATGAACTAGAGTTTGCTATAAAAGTTGCTAGAATATTTCGAGAAAAGGGTATCAGGACGCATTTACTCTCTTATGCAGGTGGAATAGGTAAGCAATTCAAGATAGCGGATAAAATTGGTGTTGCATTTACAGTAATTATAGGTGAAGAAGAAGTAAGATATAATAGAGTTTCTGTAAAAAATATGAGAACGGGAGAACAATTTTCATCTCAAATTGACGAAATATTTGGTTTAATATTTCAATAG
- the secG gene encoding preprotein translocase subunit SecG — MVIVTILSVFFVLNAILLIVVVLLQNRGGAEIGIFGGSNLLNPFGSRAGDILSNITRVLGITFMLLAFLISFAISKSTIKTPIQKPQSVEQLPQQIPQQSIPGSIPQIPQSPTTNQ, encoded by the coding sequence ATGGTAATTGTGACAATTTTATCAGTTTTTTTTGTGTTGAATGCTATACTTTTAATAGTAGTAGTACTACTTCAAAATCGAGGTGGTGCAGAGATAGGTATATTCGGAGGAAGTAACTTACTTAATCCATTTGGATCAAGGGCAGGAGATATATTATCTAACATAACTAGAGTATTAGGCATAACCTTTATGTTATTAGCTTTTCTTATCTCTTTCGCAATATCAAAATCAACGATCAAAACACCTATCCAAAAACCCCAATCTGTAGAACAACTACCACAACAAATCCCTCAACAAAGCATTCCAGGGTCTATACCTCAAATACCTCAATCACCTACTACAAACCAATGA
- a CDS encoding septal ring lytic transglycosylase RlpA family protein: MVGIIFVRFFLVIVSFVMFECNVFGQEEYIYGNISYYGEEFANRKTSSGVIFDPNKYTCASRTLPFGTILEVMNTKNGKTVVVMVNDRGPFVEGRILDISKRAAQDLDMIKDGVIFARIKIVRLGSGVFSEDEYSKMIGEYYSFDTKKAYEFAVQVGAFTNRILAQNMLERLKRDGFNNSYITEKVVGNIIFNRVRVGDYSDKDTAVKIRDTLKQKGYDTYFVSTYVEK; the protein is encoded by the coding sequence ATGGTAGGAATTATTTTTGTGAGATTTTTTCTAGTTATTGTTTCTTTCGTGATGTTCGAGTGCAATGTGTTTGGGCAAGAAGAGTACATATATGGTAATATATCGTATTATGGTGAAGAATTTGCTAACAGGAAGACCTCTAGTGGTGTTATTTTTGATCCTAACAAATATACTTGTGCTAGTAGAACATTGCCTTTTGGTACTATTCTTGAGGTTATGAATACGAAAAATGGCAAAACAGTCGTAGTTATGGTTAATGATAGGGGACCTTTTGTTGAAGGTAGAATACTTGATATTTCAAAAAGAGCTGCTCAAGATCTTGATATGATAAAGGATGGAGTTATTTTCGCTAGGATAAAAATAGTCAGACTAGGTAGTGGAGTTTTTTCAGAGGATGAGTATAGTAAGATGATAGGTGAATACTACTCTTTCGATACAAAGAAAGCGTACGAGTTTGCTGTTCAAGTAGGCGCATTCACTAATAGAATTTTAGCTCAGAATATGTTGGAAAGGCTTAAAAGGGATGGTTTTAATAATTCATACATAACAGAAAAAGTTGTAGGTAATATAATATTTAATAGAGTTAGAGTCGGAGATTATTCTGACAAAGATACAGCTGTTAAGATTAGAGACACACTTAAACAGAAAGGATATGATACTTATTTTGTTTCGACTTATGTTGAAAAATAA
- a CDS encoding ParA family protein translates to MARIIAVSNRKGGTGKTTTAVNLASGLAIFKKAKVLLVDADPQSNATISLGFSQNIQPSLMDLMLNRTSLESIVYKTKVENLFIIPSNTNLSKIEPFLFHQNQGEYLLKNHLYRIEKNFDFIVIDCPPNIGMMGLNSLICAKEVLIPLKKEFLSIEATNQFLNILSKIIEKKNPKLIVDGILFTFTTKDPNTVQSEYIYFGPVNVRKLKTEIRYDPTLSEAPKYGKPIFLFLPSSKGAQDYMSLIEEIFGTTTTK, encoded by the coding sequence ATGGCTAGGATAATAGCAGTATCTAATAGAAAAGGAGGAACAGGTAAAACAACAACAGCGGTAAACTTAGCCTCAGGACTCGCTATATTCAAAAAAGCGAAAGTATTACTGGTAGACGCCGATCCTCAGTCCAATGCTACAATATCATTAGGTTTCTCACAAAACATCCAACCATCTTTGATGGATCTAATGTTGAACCGGACAAGCCTTGAGAGTATAGTATATAAAACTAAAGTAGAAAATTTATTCATTATCCCATCTAATACTAACTTATCAAAAATTGAACCCTTCCTTTTCCACCAGAATCAGGGAGAGTATCTGTTGAAAAATCATCTATATAGGATTGAAAAAAATTTCGACTTTATAGTAATAGACTGTCCACCAAATATCGGTATGATGGGCTTAAACTCACTAATCTGTGCTAAAGAAGTTCTAATACCTCTTAAAAAAGAGTTTCTTTCAATCGAAGCAACAAATCAATTCCTTAACATTCTCTCAAAAATAATAGAAAAAAAGAATCCTAAACTAATAGTAGACGGAATATTATTCACATTCACAACGAAGGACCCCAATACAGTACAGTCAGAATATATCTATTTTGGACCCGTAAATGTTAGAAAACTCAAAACTGAGATTAGATACGACCCAACTTTATCTGAAGCACCAAAATACGGAAAACCTATATTCCTCTTCCTCCCATCATCAAAAGGCGCACAGGATTATATGTCACTCATCGAAGAAATATTCGGTACCACAACTACAAAGTAA